One Thermococcus celericrescens genomic region harbors:
- a CDS encoding acyl-CoA mutase large subunit family protein: protein MTFDKKKLAKIGEEEKRWEETTVKKFIEKRPERKEKFMTDDGFEIKRTYTPADLGEEWDYMEKLGFPGEYPFTRGVYATMYRGRFWTMRQYAGFGTAEESNRRYKYLLAQGQTGLSVAFDLPTQIGYDSDHPMSEGEVGKVGVAIDSLWDMRVLFDGIPLDKVSTSMTINSTAANLLAMYILVAEEQGVQPNQLRGTVQNDILKEYIARGTYIFPPQPSMRLTTDIIMYCAENVPKWNPISISGYHIREAGANAVQEVAFTLADGIEYVKAVIDRGMDVDKFAGRLSFFFNAHNNFLEEIAKFRAARRLWAYIMKEWFNAKNPRSMLLRFHTQTAGSTLTAQQPENNIVRVAIQALAAVLGGTQSLHTNSYDEALSLPTEKSVRIALRTQQIIAYESGVVDTIDPLGGSYYIEWLTDHIYEEALKYIEKIEKMGGMMRAIERGYIQKEIAESAYKYQREVEEKKRIVVGVNEFVVDEPLDVEILKVDPSIREKQIERLRKLRSERDNKKVEEALDRLRKAAETEDENLMPYIIEAHRHLATLGEVTDVLREVWGEYRAPLIF, encoded by the coding sequence ATGACTTTCGATAAGAAGAAGCTCGCGAAGATTGGGGAGGAGGAAAAGCGCTGGGAGGAAACGACCGTCAAAAAGTTCATCGAGAAGAGGCCCGAGAGAAAGGAGAAGTTCATGACCGACGACGGTTTTGAAATAAAGCGCACCTACACTCCCGCTGACCTCGGTGAGGAATGGGACTACATGGAAAAGCTCGGCTTCCCGGGCGAATATCCCTTCACCCGCGGAGTTTACGCCACCATGTACCGCGGCAGGTTCTGGACGATGAGGCAGTACGCAGGTTTCGGAACCGCTGAGGAGTCAAACAGGCGCTACAAATACCTGCTCGCTCAGGGGCAGACCGGTCTGAGCGTCGCCTTTGACCTTCCCACCCAGATAGGCTACGACTCCGACCACCCGATGAGCGAGGGTGAGGTCGGGAAGGTCGGCGTCGCCATAGACTCCCTCTGGGACATGCGCGTCCTCTTCGACGGAATCCCGCTCGACAAGGTCTCAACCTCGATGACCATCAACTCTACAGCGGCCAACCTTCTCGCCATGTACATCCTCGTTGCGGAGGAGCAGGGAGTTCAGCCGAACCAGCTTCGCGGAACGGTCCAGAACGACATCCTGAAGGAGTACATAGCGAGGGGAACCTACATCTTCCCGCCCCAGCCGAGCATGAGGCTCACGACCGACATCATAATGTACTGCGCCGAGAACGTCCCCAAGTGGAACCCAATCTCGATAAGCGGCTATCACATCCGCGAGGCCGGAGCCAACGCCGTCCAGGAAGTTGCCTTCACCCTCGCGGACGGTATCGAGTACGTCAAAGCTGTCATAGACAGGGGTATGGATGTGGACAAGTTCGCCGGAAGGCTGAGCTTCTTCTTCAACGCCCACAACAACTTCTTGGAAGAGATCGCCAAGTTCAGGGCCGCGAGAAGGCTCTGGGCCTACATAATGAAGGAGTGGTTCAACGCCAAGAACCCGCGCTCAATGCTCCTGCGCTTCCACACCCAGACGGCCGGTTCAACGCTCACCGCCCAGCAGCCGGAGAACAACATAGTCAGGGTCGCAATACAGGCTCTCGCGGCTGTCCTCGGCGGAACTCAGTCCCTGCACACCAACTCCTACGACGAGGCTCTGAGCCTTCCGACCGAGAAGAGCGTCAGGATAGCTCTGAGGACGCAACAGATCATCGCCTACGAGAGCGGAGTGGTCGACACCATCGACCCGCTCGGAGGCAGCTACTACATCGAGTGGCTCACCGATCACATCTACGAGGAGGCCCTTAAGTACATAGAGAAGATAGAGAAGATGGGCGGCATGATGAGGGCCATTGAGAGGGGATACATCCAGAAGGAGATCGCCGAGAGCGCCTACAAGTACCAGAGGGAGGTCGAGGAGAAGAAGCGCATCGTTGTTGGCGTCAACGAGTTCGTAGTTGACGAGCCTCTGGATGTGGAGATACTCAAGGTTGACCCGAGCATCAGGGAGAAGCAGATCGAGAGGCTCAGGAAGCTCCGCTCCGAGCGCGATAACAAGAAGGTCGAGGAGGCCCTCGACAGGCTCAGGAAGGCTGCCGAAACCGAAGACGAGAACCTAATGCCCTACATCATCGAGGCCCACAGGCACCTTGCGACACTCGGCGAGGTCACCGACGTCCTGAGGGAGGTCTGGGGCGAGTACAGGGCTCCTCTGATATTCTGA
- a CDS encoding ABC transporter permease, with protein sequence MSDNGMKPFQSALWVVFESEFRRLIRSRKLKVLFLITFFPAFIYLLSPNASGTGIDAMLKAFQALMLDLVPNYWLGIIGQLIAIILMSDLLAGEIDRGTIRVLLARPVRLSEVVAAKFFAGLGALAILFGVPYTVIWLYNPLVYDTGANGLWKGLPDFLLALGATLLVLAALGALAMLVSVIITRPLYASLATFGIVFLLQFLLPQIPYVKNPERYTLGYQTVVLLKAGFDKVDLGAFVGNSAYTTVFFGAVGAIFLAVAWAVLVGRDFPD encoded by the coding sequence ATGAGCGATAACGGCATGAAGCCCTTCCAGAGCGCCCTCTGGGTGGTCTTTGAGAGCGAGTTTAGGAGATTGATCCGCTCAAGGAAGCTCAAGGTCCTCTTCCTCATCACGTTCTTTCCTGCGTTCATATACCTTCTCAGCCCAAACGCATCGGGAACCGGCATTGATGCTATGCTCAAGGCGTTTCAGGCTCTCATGCTCGATCTGGTCCCCAACTACTGGCTGGGTATAATCGGCCAGCTCATCGCGATAATCCTCATGAGCGACCTCCTCGCGGGTGAGATAGACCGGGGAACGATAAGGGTACTGCTTGCGAGGCCGGTGAGGCTCAGCGAGGTTGTAGCCGCGAAGTTTTTCGCTGGACTCGGCGCCCTTGCGATTCTCTTTGGAGTTCCCTACACCGTTATCTGGCTCTACAACCCCCTCGTTTACGATACCGGTGCGAACGGACTCTGGAAAGGCCTGCCCGACTTTCTCCTTGCCCTGGGAGCGACGCTCCTCGTTCTGGCCGCCCTCGGCGCCCTGGCGATGCTGGTTTCAGTCATCATAACGCGCCCGCTCTACGCCTCGCTGGCGACCTTTGGGATAGTCTTTCTCCTTCAGTTCCTCCTGCCCCAGATTCCCTACGTCAAAAACCCGGAGCGCTACACCCTCGGCTACCAGACGGTGGTTCTGCTTAAAGCTGGCTTTGATAAGGTTGACCTCGGCGCCTTCGTCGGGAACTCCGCCTACACCACCGTTTTCTTCGGCGCCGTTGGGGCCATCTTCCTGGCCGTTGCCTGGGCGGTGCTCGTAGGCCGCGACTTCCCCGACTGA